In the Malania oleifera isolate guangnan ecotype guangnan chromosome 1, ASM2987363v1, whole genome shotgun sequence genome, one interval contains:
- the LOC131154175 gene encoding AAA-ATPase At5g17760-like: MVSLTEMPSASSLFSAYASMTATMMVFRSMFYELVPAPLRLYLLSAVRYLFKPRSSLLTLVIDETTAFTRNQVYDAAETYLCTKISPSTQRLRVSKTPKEKSLTVRFEKGENISDCFDGVSLNWRLAWAETENPNSNSNHSNASRYEKRFFELSFDRKHKDMILDSYLPFVLEKSKAIKDEEKAVRLFSLGGLYPCSGLLWEGINLDHPATFEKLAMDPDQKRAVVEDLDRFVRRKEFYRRVGRAWKRGYLLYGPPGTGKSSLIAAMANYLKFDVYDLQLANVTRDSDLRKLLLATTNRSILVIEDIDCSMQPTERRPFDGRKPPDLQLTLSGLLNFIDGLWSSCGDERIIVFTTNHKEKLDPALLRPGRMDMHIHMSYCTPCGFKLLASNYLGISGRHRLYAQIERLMESVKVTPAQVAEELMKSDDADVALGELVKLLKTTETKIDHEVGDRVEHLKPKRQKAGNKQQRKSHMRRKLSHAPEE; the protein is encoded by the exons ATGGTTTCGCTGACGGAAATGCCATCGGCGTCATCCCTGTTCTCCGCCTACGCCTCCATGACCGCCACAATGATGGTGTTCCGCTCCATGTTCTACGAGCTCGTTCCGGCTCCCCTCCGCCTCTACCTCCTCTCCGCCGTCCGCTACCTCTTCAAGCCCCGCTCCTCCCTCCTCACCCTCGTCATCGACGAAACCACCGCCTTCACCCGCAACCAGGTCTACGATGCCGCCGAGACCTACCTGTGCACCAAAATCAGCCCCTCCACCCAGCGCCTCCGCGTCAGCAAAACCCCCAAAGAGAAATCCCTCACCGTCCGCTTTGAAAAGGGCGAGAACATCTCCGATTGCTTCGACGGAGTTTCCCTGAATTGGAGGTTGGCCTGGGCGGAAACAGAGAATCCCAATAGCAACAGCAATCACTCAAATGCTTCCAGATACGAGAAGCGATTCTTCGAGTTGAGCTTCGACCGGAAGCACAAAGACATGATCTTGGACTCGTATCTCCCGTTCGTACTCGAGAAATCCAAGGCCATTAAGGACGAAGAGAAGGCCGTGAGGCTGTTCAGCCTCGGCGGCTTGTATCCGTGCAGCGGACTTCTCTGGGAAGGCATCAATCTGGACCACCCGGCGACGTTCGAGAAATTGGCTATGGACCCAGATCAGAAGAGGGCTGTTGTGGAGGACTTGGATCGGTTTGTGAGAAGGAAAGAGTTTTATAGGAGAGTGGGGAGGGCTTGGAAGCGAGGGTACTTGCTGTACGGCCCTCCCGGCACCGGAAAATCGAGTTTGATCGCTGCAATGGCTAATTACCTCAAGTTTGATGTATACGATTTGCAGCTTGCAAACGTAACGCGCGACTCCGACCTCAGAAAATTGCTTCTGGCGACGACGAACAGGTCTATTCTCGTGATTGAGGACATCGATTGCAGCATGCAGCCAACGGAACGCCGGCCGTTCGACGGGCGCAAGCCCCCTGATTTGCAG CTGACCCTATCCGGACTACTAAACTTCATAGATGGCCTCTGGTCCAGCTGCGGCGACGAGCGAATCATCGTATTCACCACCAACCACAAGGAAAAGTTGGATCCAGCCCTGCTGCGTCCGGGGCGAATGGACATGCACATTCACATGTCCTACTGTACTCCCTGCGGGTTCAAGCTCCTCGCTTCCAATTACTTGGGCATTTCCGGTCGCCATAGGCTCTACGCACAGATTGAGCGCCTCATGGAGAGCGTAAAGGTCACTCCTGCACAGGTTGCCGAGGAACTGATGAAGAGTGATGACGCTGATGTTGCCCTTGGAGAGCTCGTTAAGCTACTTAAGACGACCGAGACTAAAATAGATCATGAAGTTGGCGACAGGGTTGAACATCTGAAACCAAAGAGGCAGAAGGCTGGGAACAAGCAGCAAAGGAAATCTCACATGAGAAGAAAATTAAGTCATGCACCCGAAGAATAG